One genomic region from Salipiger sp. CCB-MM3 encodes:
- the thrC gene encoding threonine synthase yields the protein MRYISTRGKAPALNFEEAMLSGLARDGGLYVPETVPVMTPGDIRALNGLSYEEVAFRVMRPFVGDSFSDETFGDLISKAYAGFGHNARAPLVQLAPNHFLLELFHGPTLAFKDFAMQLIGQLFQEALTRRGERVTIVGATSGDTGSAAIEAFKGLDAVDVFILFPHGRVSEVQRRQMTTPSEANVHALALDGHFDDCQAKLKDMFNDFAFRDEVRLAGVNSINWARVLAQVVYYFSSAVSLGAPDRKVSFTVPTGNFGDIFAGYIAKKMGLPIDRLVVATNQNDILHRCLSTGDYQTSEVHPSISPSMDIQVSSNFERALFDAYGRDGAAVGQLMDELKAGGFHVSQGALQALREDFESGRASEEDTLATIAGANKTMGELLCPHSAIGVKVAEEHRTPAVPMITLATAHPAKFPDAVEKASGIRPPLPERMGDLFDREERVTRVPNDLSALETLIRERIAK from the coding sequence ATGCGCTATATCTCCACCCGCGGCAAAGCCCCGGCGCTCAACTTCGAAGAGGCCATGCTGTCCGGCCTCGCCCGTGACGGCGGCCTCTATGTGCCCGAGACCGTGCCGGTGATGACCCCCGGCGACATCCGCGCGCTGAACGGCCTGTCCTACGAGGAAGTGGCCTTCCGCGTCATGCGCCCCTTCGTTGGCGACAGCTTCAGCGACGAGACCTTTGGCGATCTGATCTCCAAGGCCTATGCCGGATTCGGCCACAACGCCCGCGCGCCGCTGGTGCAGCTGGCGCCGAACCACTTCCTGCTGGAGCTTTTCCACGGGCCGACGCTGGCGTTCAAAGACTTCGCCATGCAGCTCATCGGCCAGCTCTTCCAAGAGGCGCTGACGCGCCGCGGCGAGCGGGTGACCATCGTCGGCGCCACCTCGGGCGACACCGGCTCGGCAGCGATCGAGGCCTTCAAGGGGCTCGACGCGGTGGATGTCTTCATCCTCTTCCCGCATGGCCGCGTCTCGGAGGTGCAGCGCCGCCAGATGACCACGCCGTCCGAGGCCAACGTGCACGCACTGGCGCTCGACGGGCATTTCGACGACTGTCAGGCCAAGCTCAAGGATATGTTCAACGATTTCGCCTTCCGCGACGAAGTGCGGCTGGCGGGCGTGAACTCGATCAACTGGGCGCGGGTGCTGGCGCAGGTCGTCTACTACTTCTCGTCGGCGGTCTCGCTCGGCGCGCCCGACCGCAAGGTCAGCTTCACCGTGCCCACCGGCAATTTCGGCGACATCTTCGCGGGCTATATCGCCAAGAAGATGGGCCTGCCGATCGACCGGCTGGTGGTGGCCACCAACCAGAACGACATTCTGCACCGCTGCCTCTCGACCGGCGATTACCAGACCTCGGAAGTGCACCCGTCGATCAGCCCCTCGATGGACATTCAGGTCAGTTCCAACTTCGAGCGCGCGCTCTTTGATGCCTACGGGCGCGATGGTGCCGCCGTGGGCCAGCTGATGGACGAGCTGAAGGCGGGCGGCTTCCATGTGAGCCAGGGCGCGCTGCAGGCGCTGCGCGAGGATTTCGAGAGTGGCCGCGCCTCGGAAGAGGACACGCTGGCCACGATCGCCGGGGCCAACAAGACCATGGGCGAGCTTCTCTGCCCCCATTCCGCCATCGGTGTGAAGGTCGCCGAAGAGCATCGCACGCCCGCCGTGCCGATGATCACGCTTGCCACCGCGCATCCAGCGAAATTCCCCGACGCCGTGGAAAAGGCCAGCGGCATCCGCCCGCCCCTGCCCGAGCGCATGGGCGACCTCTTTGATCGCGAAGAGCGCGTGACCCGCGTGCCCAACGACCTTTCCGCCCTCGAAACCCTGATCCGGGAGCGTATCGCCAAGTGA
- the coxB gene encoding cytochrome c oxidase subunit II gives MRKLSMLAGLIFGVTAAPAMAQDSLELVGHPQAGGIGFQPASTELARDLQWLDGMLLVIITAICIFVIALLAYAVVRFNAKKNPNPKSFTHNSPLEIAWTLGPIVILVVIGAFSLPVLFKQQEIPEGDIVIKVTGYQWYWGYEYVGTDLAYDSYMIGAPATGGDNRFNADVSAQLQEAGYSDSEFLLATDSAVVVPVGKTVVMQVTGADVIHSWTIPAFGVKQDAVPGRIAELWFKPEREGVFFGQCSELCGISHAYMPITVKVVSQEAYDAWLAASQEDGGYLDVREFLAAS, from the coding sequence ATGCGTAAACTTTCTATGCTGGCAGGACTCATTTTCGGCGTGACCGCCGCGCCCGCGATGGCGCAGGACTCGCTGGAACTGGTCGGCCACCCGCAGGCAGGCGGAATCGGCTTCCAGCCAGCCTCGACAGAGCTGGCCCGTGACCTTCAGTGGCTCGACGGCATGCTGCTCGTGATCATCACCGCGATCTGCATCTTCGTCATTGCACTGCTGGCCTACGCCGTGGTCCGCTTCAATGCCAAGAAGAACCCCAACCCGAAAAGCTTCACCCACAACTCGCCGCTGGAAATCGCATGGACGCTTGGCCCCATCGTGATCCTGGTGGTGATCGGTGCCTTCTCGCTGCCGGTGCTGTTCAAGCAGCAGGAAATCCCCGAAGGCGACATCGTGATCAAGGTCACCGGGTATCAGTGGTACTGGGGCTATGAATATGTCGGCACCGATCTGGCCTATGACAGCTACATGATCGGCGCCCCGGCCACCGGCGGCGACAACCGTTTCAACGCGGATGTCTCGGCGCAGCTGCAAGAAGCGGGCTACAGCGACAGCGAATTCCTTCTGGCCACCGACAGCGCCGTTGTTGTGCCGGTCGGCAAGACCGTGGTGATGCAGGTCACGGGCGCCGATGTGATCCACTCCTGGACCATCCCGGCCTTCGGTGTGAAACAGGACGCCGTGCCCGGCCGCATCGCCGAGCTGTGGTTCAAACCCGAGCGTGAAGGCGTGTTCTTCGGCCAATGCTCGGAACTCTGTGGCATCAGCCACGCTTACATGCCGATCACCGTCAAGGTGGTCAGCCAGGAAGCCTATGACGCCTGGCTCGCCGCATCGCAGGAAGATGGCGGCTATCTGGATGTGCGCGAGTTCCTCGCCGCTTCCTGA
- the cyoE gene encoding heme o synthase, giving the protein MSDLTTNTAAPAARASEYDAQFGDYFALLKPRVMTLVVFTAFVGLLAAPVPVHPFIGFCAVLFIAVGGGASGALNMWWDADIDAVMKRTVKRPIPSGRVQPGEALAIGLALSAFSCVFLALATNILAGALLAFTIFFYVVIYTMWLKRSTPQNIVIGGAAGAFPPMIGWAAATGSVSIEAVLMFCLTFMWTPPHFWALALFMRSDYDDANVPMLTVTHGRRSTRVHILVYTVLLAALAIGTGFTSVGGPVYLAVALVLNALFLKGAWNIFRRDETMSEADNFKTERSFFKLSLLYLFAHFGAILVEAGLDRFGIDLALGGWTIGG; this is encoded by the coding sequence ATGAGCGACCTCACCACCAACACGGCAGCCCCCGCGGCACGCGCCTCCGAATACGACGCGCAGTTCGGCGATTACTTCGCCCTGCTCAAGCCGCGCGTCATGACTCTGGTGGTGTTCACCGCCTTCGTAGGCCTGCTGGCGGCCCCGGTCCCGGTCCATCCGTTCATCGGTTTCTGCGCCGTGCTGTTCATCGCCGTCGGCGGCGGTGCCTCGGGCGCGCTCAACATGTGGTGGGACGCAGACATCGACGCGGTGATGAAGCGCACGGTCAAGCGGCCGATCCCCTCGGGCCGGGTGCAGCCCGGCGAAGCGCTGGCCATCGGCCTCGCGCTCTCGGCCTTCTCCTGCGTCTTCCTCGCGCTCGCCACCAATATTCTCGCCGGCGCGCTGCTGGCCTTCACCATTTTCTTCTATGTCGTGATCTACACCATGTGGCTGAAGCGCTCGACACCGCAGAACATCGTCATCGGCGGCGCCGCGGGCGCCTTCCCCCCGATGATCGGCTGGGCCGCGGCAACCGGCTCGGTGAGCATCGAGGCGGTGCTGATGTTCTGCCTGACCTTCATGTGGACGCCGCCGCACTTCTGGGCGCTCGCGCTCTTCATGCGCTCGGATTACGACGACGCCAATGTGCCGATGCTGACGGTCACCCATGGCCGCCGCTCGACCCGCGTGCATATCCTCGTCTACACCGTGCTGCTCGCCGCTCTGGCCATCGGCACCGGCTTCACCTCGGTCGGCGGGCCGGTCTATCTGGCCGTGGCCCTGGTGCTGAACGCGCTCTTCCTGAAGGGCGCATGGAACATCTTCCGCCGCGACGAGACCATGTCCGAGGCGGACAACTTCAAGACCGAGAGGAGCTTCTTCAAGCTCTCGCTGCTGTATCTCTTCGCCCATTTCGGCGCGATCCTGGTGGAAGCCGGGCTCGACCGTTTCGGCATAGACCTGGCGCTCGGCGGCTGGACCATCGGAGGCTGA
- the tldD gene encoding metalloprotease TldD, protein MSESPFRPFETALDLDRTLAQLRNAVAGADDGELFLERRRAEALVLDDGRIRTASYDASEGFGLRAVRGEVAGYAHATEISEKAISRAVETARLAVGDGGGVLAPPPAGTNHKIYTDADPIAGHSFAVKLDTLREIDAFTRDLDNRVVQVTATIAASCQEVSILRPEGGLVSDTRPMTRVTVSVIVEENGRREQGSASGGGRFLLDGLLEPATWQGQAREALRVALVNLRAEDAPAGVMDIVLGPGWPGILLHEAVGHGLEGDFNRKGSSAFAGLMGQRVAAPGVTVVDDGTMPDRRGSISVDDEGTPSARNVLIEDGILVGYMQDRQNARLMGVEATGNGRRESYAHAPMPRMTNTIMEGGDADPQDIVADLKDGIWATGFGGGQVDITNGKFVFSCTEAYRVKDGKVGAPVKGATLIGDGATALQHVRALGNDMALDPGMGNCGKQGQWVPVGVGQPTVMIGGLTVGGSGS, encoded by the coding sequence ATGAGCGAAAGCCCGTTCCGGCCCTTCGAAACCGCCCTCGACCTGGATCGCACCCTTGCGCAGCTGCGTAATGCTGTCGCAGGCGCGGATGACGGTGAGTTGTTCCTTGAAAGGCGTCGCGCCGAGGCTTTGGTGCTCGACGACGGACGAATCAGAACCGCCAGCTACGACGCCTCCGAGGGTTTCGGCCTGCGCGCGGTGCGCGGCGAGGTCGCCGGGTACGCCCATGCCACCGAGATCTCGGAGAAGGCCATCTCGCGCGCCGTGGAAACCGCGCGGCTCGCGGTGGGCGATGGCGGCGGCGTGCTGGCTCCGCCGCCCGCAGGCACCAACCACAAGATTTATACCGACGCCGACCCGATTGCCGGGCACAGCTTTGCGGTGAAGCTCGATACGCTGCGCGAGATCGACGCCTTCACCCGCGATCTCGACAACCGCGTGGTGCAGGTCACCGCGACCATCGCCGCCTCCTGTCAGGAGGTTTCAATCCTGCGCCCCGAGGGCGGGCTGGTCAGCGACACGCGCCCGATGACCCGTGTGACGGTCAGCGTGATCGTCGAGGAGAACGGTCGCCGCGAGCAGGGCAGCGCCTCGGGCGGTGGCCGGTTCCTGCTGGACGGGCTGCTGGAGCCCGCGACGTGGCAGGGGCAGGCGCGCGAAGCGCTGCGCGTGGCGCTGGTGAACCTGCGCGCCGAGGATGCCCCGGCAGGCGTCATGGACATCGTGCTCGGGCCGGGCTGGCCGGGCATTCTGCTGCATGAGGCGGTGGGCCACGGGCTGGAGGGTGATTTCAACCGCAAGGGCAGCTCGGCCTTTGCCGGGCTCATGGGCCAGCGCGTCGCCGCGCCCGGGGTCACGGTGGTCGATGACGGCACCATGCCGGACCGGCGCGGCTCGATCTCGGTCGATGACGAGGGCACGCCCTCGGCGCGCAATGTGCTGATCGAGGACGGCATCCTCGTGGGCTATATGCAGGACCGGCAGAACGCCCGGCTGATGGGCGTCGAAGCCACCGGCAATGGCCGCCGTGAGAGCTATGCCCATGCGCCGATGCCGCGGATGACCAACACGATCATGGAGGGCGGCGACGCCGATCCGCAGGACATCGTGGCCGATCTCAAGGACGGGATCTGGGCCACCGGGTTTGGCGGCGGTCAGGTGGACATCACCAATGGCAAATTCGTCTTCTCCTGCACCGAGGCTTACCGGGTGAAAGACGGCAAGGTCGGCGCGCCGGTGAAGGGTGCCACGCTGATCGGCGACGGCGCCACCGCGTTGCAGCACGTGCGGGCGCTCGGCAACGACATGGCGCTGGATCCGGGCATGGGCAACTGCGGTAAGCAGGGGCAATGGGTGCCGGTGGGCGTGGGCCAGCCGACGGTGATGATCGGCGGGCTGACCGTGGGCGGCTCGGGCAGTTGA
- the dprA gene encoding DNA-processing protein DprA gives MTGHTQTSTHPPLPPTTEAERFDWLRLLRSRRVGPTTFWRLMAEHGAASAGLAALPEVAAAAGVSDYRICPEGVVAAEMAAGARAGASLLFRGEADYPAHLAELDDAPPFVWVMGRPGLLSRPAVAIVGARNASSLGARMARLLARDLSAAGWVVVSGLARGIDAEAHGAALEEGTAAVMAGGVDVIYPQENIRLAGAIRERGALLSEQPPGVQPQARHFPTRNRIVSGMAQGVVVVEAAVKSGSLITARCALDQGREVMAVPGHPLDGRAGGCNLLLRDGARLVRHAEDVLEALAVPCAAPHPAPNDALPTIPPAPPERYSQAETRALHQRILDRLGPVPVPEDQVIRDLGGAVGQIAPALTDLELEGRLERRPGGLLCRSG, from the coding sequence ATGACCGGGCACACACAGACTTCCACCCACCCCCCACTCCCACCCACCACGGAAGCTGAGCGGTTTGACTGGCTCCGTCTCTTGCGCTCGCGCCGTGTCGGGCCGACCACCTTCTGGCGGCTGATGGCCGAGCATGGCGCGGCATCTGCGGGGCTCGCGGCGCTGCCGGAGGTGGCCGCCGCCGCCGGGGTTTCGGACTATCGCATCTGCCCCGAAGGTGTGGTTGCCGCTGAAATGGCGGCCGGGGCGCGGGCGGGCGCTTCACTGCTGTTTCGCGGCGAGGCGGATTATCCCGCGCATCTGGCCGAGCTCGACGATGCGCCGCCTTTCGTCTGGGTGATGGGACGACCGGGGCTGCTGAGCCGCCCGGCGGTGGCAATCGTCGGCGCGCGCAATGCCTCCTCGCTGGGCGCACGCATGGCGCGGCTGTTGGCGCGTGATCTGTCCGCGGCGGGTTGGGTCGTCGTCTCGGGACTGGCGCGCGGCATCGATGCCGAGGCGCATGGCGCCGCGCTGGAGGAGGGCACTGCCGCGGTGATGGCGGGCGGTGTCGACGTGATCTACCCGCAGGAAAACATCCGGCTCGCCGGCGCGATCCGCGAGCGCGGTGCCCTGCTGTCGGAACAGCCGCCGGGTGTGCAGCCGCAGGCGCGGCATTTCCCTACGCGCAATCGCATCGTCTCGGGCATGGCGCAGGGTGTGGTGGTGGTCGAGGCGGCGGTGAAATCGGGCTCGTTGATCACCGCGCGCTGCGCGCTCGATCAGGGGCGCGAGGTGATGGCAGTGCCCGGCCATCCGCTCGACGGGCGGGCAGGGGGCTGCAACCTGCTTTTGCGCGATGGCGCGCGGCTGGTTCGCCATGCCGAGGATGTGCTGGAGGCGCTGGCGGTGCCCTGCGCCGCGCCGCACCCCGCGCCCAATGACGCGCTGCCGACCATTCCGCCCGCGCCGCCCGAACGCTATAGCCAGGCCGAGACGCGCGCCCTGCATCAGCGCATTCTCGACCGGCTCGGCCCGGTCCCGGTGCCCGAAGATCAGGTGATCCGCGATCTGGGCGGCGCGGTTGGGCAGATCGCCCCGGCGCTCACCGACCTCGAGCTTGAGGGGCGGCTGGAGCGGCGCCCGGGCGGCCTGCTCTGCCGGTCGGGCTAG
- a CDS encoding SURF1 family protein, whose protein sequence is MTRYLAPLLFGLIGAAILISLGSWQLRRLEWKEAVLADIDARIEGEAQPLPTLISPTEQRYMPVALKGEILPGEIRVLVSQKQVGAGYRIISPFRTEGGRLILLDRGFTASAQKDAIRYTGPAEATGNLHWPDERNSSTPENDITGNIWFARDIGAMAEELQTEPLLVVARSTSPGDPDIQPLPVSRNGIPNDHLQYAITWFSLAVVWLIMTGYYIRRQSKTGKA, encoded by the coding sequence TTGACCCGCTACCTCGCCCCCCTCCTCTTTGGCCTGATCGGCGCCGCGATCCTGATATCGCTCGGCAGCTGGCAGCTGCGCCGCCTGGAGTGGAAAGAGGCGGTTCTGGCCGATATCGACGCGCGCATCGAAGGCGAGGCGCAGCCTTTGCCCACGCTGATCTCGCCGACCGAGCAGCGCTATATGCCGGTGGCGCTCAAGGGCGAGATCCTGCCCGGCGAGATCCGCGTGCTGGTCAGCCAGAAACAGGTGGGCGCAGGCTACCGGATCATCTCGCCCTTCCGCACCGAGGGCGGGCGGCTGATCTTGCTGGACCGCGGTTTCACCGCCAGCGCGCAGAAGGACGCCATCCGCTACACCGGCCCCGCCGAGGCGACGGGCAATCTACACTGGCCCGACGAGCGCAACAGCTCGACCCCCGAGAACGATATCACCGGCAACATCTGGTTCGCCCGCGATATCGGAGCGATGGCTGAAGAGCTGCAGACCGAGCCTCTGCTCGTCGTGGCGCGCAGCACCAGCCCCGGCGATCCCGACATCCAGCCGCTGCCGGTCAGCCGCAACGGCATCCCGAACGATCACCTGCAATATGCCATCACCTGGTTCTCGCTGGCCGTGGTGTGGCTGATCATGACCGGCTATTACATCCGCCGGCAGTCCAAGACAGGAAAGGCCTGA
- a CDS encoding cytochrome c oxidase subunit 3 yields MAHAKNHDYHILPPSAWPLIGSASAFVMLFGAVLWMHDSGPWIFLAGFVGVLYTMFGWWSEVVVESRVGDHTPVVQIGLKYGFILFIMSEVMFFLAWFWSFFKHALYPMGPNSPAVDGVWPPAGIETFDPWHLPLINTLILLCSGAAVTWAHHALVHENNREDMKWGLTIGIALGVLFTVFQAYEYSHAAFGFSGNIYGANFFMATGFHGMHVIIGTIFLFVCLLRLMRGDFTPDKHVGFEAAAWYWHFVDVVWLFLFASIYIWGG; encoded by the coding sequence ATGGCGCATGCTAAGAACCACGACTACCACATATTGCCCCCATCCGCCTGGCCGCTGATCGGCTCGGCCTCGGCCTTCGTTATGCTCTTCGGGGCGGTGCTGTGGATGCACGACAGCGGACCGTGGATCTTCCTCGCGGGCTTTGTCGGCGTGCTTTACACGATGTTCGGCTGGTGGTCCGAGGTGGTGGTCGAAAGCCGCGTCGGCGATCACACCCCGGTGGTGCAGATCGGCCTGAAGTACGGCTTCATCCTCTTCATCATGTCCGAGGTGATGTTCTTCCTGGCCTGGTTCTGGTCGTTCTTCAAACACGCGCTCTACCCGATGGGCCCGAACAGCCCGGCGGTCGACGGCGTCTGGCCGCCGGCTGGAATCGAGACCTTCGATCCCTGGCACCTGCCGCTGATCAACACGCTGATCCTGCTCTGCTCGGGCGCCGCCGTCACTTGGGCGCACCACGCGCTGGTGCATGAGAACAACCGCGAAGACATGAAGTGGGGCCTGACCATCGGCATCGCGCTTGGCGTGCTCTTCACCGTGTTCCAGGCCTATGAGTACAGCCACGCGGCCTTTGGCTTCTCGGGCAACATCTACGGCGCCAACTTCTTCATGGCGACGGGCTTTCACGGCATGCATGTGATCATCGGCACGATCTTCCTCTTCGTGTGCCTGCTGCGCCTGATGCGCGGCGATTTCACCCCCGACAAACACGTCGGCTTCGAAGCCGCCGCCTGGTACTGGCACTTCGTCGACGTGGTGTGGCTGTTCCTCTTCGCCTCAATCTACATCTGGGGCGGCTGA
- the topA gene encoding type I DNA topoisomerase, producing the protein MPVVVVESPAKAKTINKYLGSDYTVLASYGHVRDLPPKDGSVDTEHDFDMKWEIANDSRKHVSAIAEALKSDNSLILATDPDREGEAISWHLKEALTKRRSIKKDTEVRRVTFNAITKAAVTEAMQNPRDIDAPLVEAYLARRALDYLVGFNLSPVLWRKLPGARSAGRVQSVCLRLIVEREMEIEAFNPREYWQVKALLQTPRGQEFEARLTALAGKKLDRYDLENATQAEMAVQAVAGRKLKVLSVEAKPSTRNPSAPFMTSTLQQEASRKFGMGARACMNAAQRLYEAGHITYMRTDGIDMAPEAVTACREAIGDRFGKEYVPGSPRIYKNKAKNAQEAHECIRPTDMTKDAAELKLREDDQRKLYDLIWKRTLACQMEAAKLERTTVEIGSDDQQVGLRATGQVITFDGFLKIYEEGRDDVADDDDKRLPQIMQGEPAAFAKSGLKAQYDKAAERASDRPGTAKGPSAVLAENSAVLGTQSFTQPPPRYTEATLVKRMEELGIGRPSTYASVITTIQDREYVKKEQNRLIPEDKGRIVTIFLLNFFRKYVGYEFTAELENELDEVSAGDMDWKSLLGKFWRDFSAAISETSELRISEVLDVLDEALAPQLYPPREDGSDPRVCPKCGTGQLHLKTSRTGGFVGCGNYPECTYTRPIAGEGADGDERLLGEDQGDEIWLKAGRFGPYVQRGEPTPENKKPPRASLPRGWSKDDMTLEKALVLLSLPREVGEHPEGGTVKSNFGRFGPYIMHQLPDDAKPTYVNLKDPADVFEIGMNRAVEMLAEKRANPGGRGRAAAKALKELGDHPDGGKIAIFDGRYGPYVKWEKVNATLPKDTDPESVTMEQALELIAEKAAKKGTKKKAAPKKTAAKKTTAKKTTAKKAPAKKTAAKKAPAEDSDDG; encoded by the coding sequence ATGCCCGTCGTCGTCGTCGAATCCCCGGCCAAAGCCAAGACAATCAACAAGTATTTGGGATCCGATTACACGGTGCTCGCCTCTTACGGTCACGTGCGCGACCTGCCTCCGAAGGATGGCTCGGTCGACACCGAGCATGATTTTGACATGAAATGGGAGATCGCCAACGACTCGCGCAAGCACGTCTCGGCGATCGCCGAGGCGCTGAAGAGCGACAACTCCCTCATTCTCGCGACCGACCCCGATCGCGAGGGCGAAGCCATCTCGTGGCACCTGAAAGAGGCGCTCACCAAGCGCCGGTCTATCAAGAAGGACACCGAGGTTCGCCGGGTCACCTTCAACGCGATCACCAAGGCCGCCGTCACCGAGGCGATGCAGAACCCGCGCGACATCGACGCGCCGCTGGTGGAGGCCTATCTGGCCCGCCGCGCGCTCGACTATCTCGTGGGCTTCAACCTCTCGCCGGTGCTCTGGCGCAAACTGCCGGGCGCGCGCTCGGCGGGGCGGGTGCAGTCGGTCTGTCTGCGACTCATCGTCGAGCGGGAGATGGAGATCGAAGCCTTCAACCCGCGCGAATACTGGCAGGTGAAAGCGCTGCTGCAGACGCCGCGCGGGCAGGAGTTCGAGGCGCGTCTGACCGCGCTCGCCGGCAAAAAGCTCGACCGCTATGATCTGGAGAATGCCACGCAGGCCGAGATGGCGGTGCAGGCGGTGGCTGGGCGCAAGCTCAAGGTGCTGTCGGTCGAGGCGAAACCGTCGACCCGCAACCCCTCGGCGCCCTTCATGACCTCGACCCTGCAGCAGGAGGCGAGCCGCAAGTTCGGCATGGGCGCGCGCGCCTGTATGAACGCGGCGCAGCGGCTCTATGAGGCGGGGCACATCACCTATATGCGGACCGACGGCATCGACATGGCGCCCGAGGCGGTCACCGCCTGCCGCGAGGCCATCGGCGATCGTTTCGGCAAGGAATACGTGCCGGGCAGCCCGCGCATCTACAAGAACAAGGCGAAGAACGCGCAGGAAGCGCACGAATGTATCCGCCCGACCGACATGACCAAGGATGCGGCGGAACTGAAGCTGCGCGAGGACGATCAGCGCAAGCTCTACGATCTGATCTGGAAGCGCACGCTGGCCTGTCAGATGGAGGCCGCCAAGCTCGAGCGCACCACGGTGGAGATCGGCTCTGACGACCAGCAGGTCGGTCTGCGCGCCACCGGTCAGGTTATCACCTTCGACGGCTTTTTGAAGATCTACGAGGAAGGCCGCGACGATGTGGCGGATGACGACGACAAGCGCCTGCCGCAGATCATGCAGGGCGAGCCGGCGGCTTTCGCCAAGTCGGGCCTGAAGGCGCAATACGACAAGGCCGCCGAGCGCGCGAGCGACCGTCCGGGCACGGCCAAGGGGCCCTCGGCGGTGCTGGCCGAGAACAGCGCCGTTCTGGGCACCCAGAGCTTCACCCAGCCGCCGCCGCGCTACACCGAGGCGACGCTGGTCAAGCGTATGGAAGAGCTGGGCATCGGGCGCCCCTCGACCTATGCGTCGGTGATCACCACCATCCAAGACCGCGAATACGTCAAGAAAGAGCAGAACCGCCTGATCCCCGAGGACAAGGGCCGGATCGTCACGATCTTCTTGCTCAATTTCTTCCGCAAATACGTGGGCTATGAGTTCACCGCAGAGCTGGAAAACGAGCTCGATGAGGTTTCGGCTGGCGACATGGATTGGAAGTCGCTGCTGGGCAAGTTCTGGCGCGATTTCTCGGCGGCGATCTCTGAAACCTCCGAGCTGCGCATCTCCGAGGTGCTCGACGTGCTCGACGAGGCGCTGGCGCCGCAGCTTTATCCGCCGCGCGAAGACGGGTCGGACCCGCGCGTCTGCCCCAAGTGCGGCACCGGCCAGCTGCACCTGAAGACCTCGCGCACCGGCGGGTTCGTCGGCTGCGGCAACTACCCCGAATGCACCTACACCCGCCCGATCGCGGGCGAGGGTGCCGATGGTGACGAGCGGTTGCTGGGCGAGGATCAGGGCGACGAGATCTGGCTCAAGGCCGGGCGTTTCGGCCCCTATGTGCAGCGGGGCGAGCCGACGCCGGAGAACAAGAAACCGCCGCGCGCTTCGCTGCCGCGGGGGTGGTCCAAGGACGACATGACGCTGGAGAAGGCGCTGGTTCTGCTCTCGCTGCCGCGCGAGGTGGGCGAGCACCCCGAGGGCGGAACGGTGAAGTCGAACTTCGGCCGCTTCGGCCCCTACATCATGCACCAGCTGCCCGATGACGCGAAGCCGACCTATGTGAACCTCAAGGACCCGGCGGATGTCTTCGAGATCGGCATGAACCGTGCCGTCGAGATGCTGGCCGAGAAGCGCGCCAACCCCGGCGGGCGAGGACGTGCTGCCGCCAAGGCACTCAAGGAGTTGGGCGATCACCCGGACGGCGGCAAGATCGCTATCTTTGACGGGCGCTACGGGCCTTATGTGAAATGGGAGAAGGTCAATGCGACCCTGCCCAAGGACACGGACCCCGAGAGCGTCACCATGGAGCAGGCGCTGGAACTGATCGCCGAGAAGGCGGCCAAGAAAGGCACCAAGAAGAAGGCGGCCCCCAAGAAGACCGCGGCCAAGAAAACCACGGCGAAGAAGACCACCGCCAAGAAGGCTCCGGCGAAGAAGACCGCGGCGAAAAAAGCTCCCGCTGAGGACTCTGACGACGGTTGA
- a CDS encoding cytochrome c oxidase assembly protein, with product MATKGTTRTLWALIGVVVFMGAMAWAAVPFYNWFCRVTGYGGTTNVATGASSGVLDQTIKIRFDASKERGMPWDFKPMQTEMTLRIGEDGLAFYEAYNPTDRPIAGQAAYNVAPFDAGAYFNKIECFCFTEQVLMPGERVEMPVSFYVDPEIVNDPDAKFAKHITLSYTFYEIDLPEETLEETQAALDTKPDESSVN from the coding sequence ATGGCAACTAAGGGCACCACCAGAACCCTCTGGGCGCTGATCGGCGTGGTCGTCTTCATGGGCGCCATGGCCTGGGCAGCGGTGCCGTTCTACAACTGGTTCTGCCGGGTCACCGGCTATGGCGGCACGACCAATGTCGCCACCGGCGCCTCTTCGGGCGTGCTCGACCAGACCATCAAGATCCGCTTCGACGCCTCGAAGGAACGCGGCATGCCGTGGGACTTCAAACCGATGCAGACCGAGATGACCCTGCGTATCGGCGAGGACGGGCTGGCCTTCTATGAGGCCTACAACCCCACCGACCGCCCGATCGCCGGGCAGGCCGCCTATAACGTCGCGCCCTTCGATGCCGGCGCGTATTTCAACAAGATCGAATGCTTCTGCTTCACCGAGCAGGTGCTGATGCCCGGCGAGCGGGTGGAAATGCCGGTGAGCTTTTACGTCGACCCCGAGATCGTCAACGATCCCGACGCGAAGTTCGCCAAGCACATCACGCTCAGCTACACTTTCTACGAGATCGACCTGCCAGAGGAGACTTTGGAGGAGACACAGGCCGCTCTCGACACGAAACCGGACGAAAGCTCCGTGAACTGA